TTGACATGAACCATCAGTGAATGCCACTACTGTTGAGTCTGTGCTGTCTCCTAATAGGTCCTTTACAACCTGTTTACTTTCAACAGTTTGTTCGGCTGTTCTGTTCTTTGAGCTACCTAGACGACTCCAATAACTTGGTGATCTCCTTAGCATGACATCTACACCAGCTTTGTATGTGAATTCTGGTTCTATAAGTTTGATGTCAACTTTCGTGGCTTTGAACATGTCTATGGATTGGTTTATAGCTTTACCAAATGGAGAATCCTGTTGTTCATAGGTTGCGTTGTTTGTTAAATACTGTTCTAGTTGTTGTTTAATTGGTTCTGCTATGTTCTTTGATTGTATTTTTGCCAGTTCACGTACTGATATTTCCTCTATTCTGAGGTCTATGGGTTGTATGTTGGCTTCAACTTCCATTGCCTCTCTACCTGATGTTCCTGGTAGTCCTAGGCATATTGACAAGCCTTTTCTTTGTACAGCTTCTAATTTCTTCATATTCTCTGCAGATGTTATTTGCCAGACTGGGCATGCATACTCCATGATAGATCTAACCATGCTGTTGTATATTTGGAGTAGTTTTGATCTTGATATTCCTCCCATGCCCTTAATATCTCTAATTACATATATTGCATTATTTGCCCTCTTCTGCATCAGATTGATGTGGGTGTCAAATTTAAGCTTCTCGTCTAGAGTTACTCCAAGTAGCTTCGGTGTTGGACTATATCTATAGGAGAAGGAGTTGACTTTTAATGTTTTCTGCTCTGCATCTGTGTTGCCTTTTGAGAATAGGCATACTTCACACTTTTCCAGGTTTACATTAATTCTCCATTTTTCTGTccattttaaaatagttttgacATCCTCTGAAGTTCTTTCTTTCATTTCCTTTATGTCTTTCCCCTTATGCCATAAAGTGCCATCATCTGCAAACTTGCAATTTTCTCCTTTTGTGTTATCCATTATATCAGCTATGAATATGTTAAACAAGGTGGGTGATAGTACTGACCCTTGTGGCAAGCCGATTTTGGTATCAAATTGTTCTCCAAAGAAGTTATTCAGCATACATCTGGCTGTTCGATTTGTGAGAAAGCTGTTTATCCATAACCAGGTTTTTCCCTTTATCCCAAGTTTATGCAGCTTGATCATTAACCCCTCACGCCATATTGAGTCATATGCCTTTTCAAGGTCCACTAGCCATGCAAGAGTTGATTCATCCTCATTGAAACCATCAGCTATTGTTTGGACTAACCGAAGTAGAGCATTGGTGGTTGAGTGATTCTTTCTGAACCCTTCTTGAGTTAAATCAATCAATCTGTGACCCTCAATATATGCCACAATGCGTTCTAGGATGACTCTCTCCATTAGTTTGCATATAATGCAAGTTAGGCTGATTGGTCTGTAAGAAGAGGATGAGTAATAGCTGGTTTTTCCTGGTTTTCTTAGAAATTTTACATCTGCCCTTTTCCATTCTGTTGGTAATTCCCCTTTTTGCCATATGATGTTCATCATTGTTACTAAGGCTTCTGTAAATTTGTCACCTGCATGCTTATAGAATTCAGCAAACTGCTGATCTGGTCCTGGGGCAGTCCCCGTGCGAAGGCGGTATATAGCTGCTTCTACCTCGTCTTTGTCTATTTCTCTATCAAAGCCTTCTCTATGTTGATCTGTTTCATTTGCTGCCTGATACATGTTATTTAGTTCTTTGTATTCTTTGTTGATACTATCATAAAATTCTTTATCAAATGACTCATCCTTTAGGTGGCTACCTccaaagaaatttttttttagaagttcAACTTTACTTTTGTTGTCAAATATTGGATCTttattttcaacaattaatgGGAGTACTGAGTTATCTTCTGTTTTCCTGGACATCTTTTTGTACGTGTTCCAGAAGTCTTTTGAGTTTTTAGCCTGATTTAGTTGGTTTACGAGGTTATTACTCCATTCTTCTTGTGCATCTTCCTTTGCCTTGTCAAAGTTGTCTTCTGCAATGATGagtctttgtttgttttgtggAATGTTCCTCATTCTGTATTGTTTCTGGCAGACTGGCAGATGTTACTGAGCTACTCCACCAGCATGGCTTTTGGTGTTTTCTTGGTTTAATTTCTTTATATGGGATCATTTCTTTTTGTGTTGCATTTATGATGTCAGCAAATGACTGGTAAATATGGTCAACTGAGTTGTTATTTGCTGGCCTGTTTTCCAACCATTCACCAAACCTTTCTTCTGTGACACGTTTCCACTCTTCCCAATCTACCTTGTTAAGTTGCCATATTTTCTTTGGTGTTCCCCAATTATCTTCAGAGCAAACACGTAGATTAGTAAGGATACTGATATGGTCAGATCTGATGGTCTCGTGTGAAAGAGTGTCGCAACTTATCATATTATGTTGGAAATTGGAGTTCATCAGCATAAGATCTATAACAGAGTCTGAATTCCTTCGTGTTGGCTGGCCATCGTTTATGCAGATCATGTCTTGTTTGGTTAGCATGTTCTCTATTAGTTCACCAGCTTTGTTAGTTTTGATGTTTCTCCATTCTTGACTTTTGGCGTTTAAGTCTCCTGCAATAATCAAGGGAATATTGCTTTTTACGTCTTCGAGTTTAGAACACAGTTTTTCTATTTGGTCAGATCTTTCTGGTGGTATGTATGGGCACAGCAGTGCAAACTTTATGCCTTTGTCAGTTGTAATATTTACTGCTACTGATTCATATTCCAAGCTGGTATAGATGTCTGTTTCAATAGCAACAAATTTTCCATTGTTTTCCCTCACACATATTGGTACTCCTCCACCTTTTCTGCCTATCCTGGGTTTATCAAAGACTTTCCAGTTTAAAAATTTCAGTTTACTATTTACATCTTGAAAAGTTTCATTTATACATACAACATCAACATCAAAAGTATTTACAGTATTTACAATGTCCTTGTATGCCGTATTAATAGCTTGGGCATTAATAAGAAGGATTTTCATCCTGACGGGTTTCAGCACTTAGTATCCGTTGTATTTCTAGTCTCTTTAGCACTTGCTTATACTTTGGGCACCTTGCTGACGTTGACGGATGGTCTTCACCACAGTTCACACACTTGGGAGCTGACGTGCACTGTTTGAGGATGCACTCCTCCTTAGCACAGTTGCTGCAAGCGTGCTTGTAGGAGCAGATTCTTGCTATGTGGCCTAGTTTATTGCAGTTGAAGCACCTCGTCACTTTAGATTTTCTGTCTGGCTCAAATTTTTCTCTTTTGTCAGTCTCTGGGACATATATACCCTCTGATTTCAATGCTTTTTCTGCTGAGTCGCAATCTTTAAATGTTACTTTGACTACTGGAAGGTGTTTGCCTGTGTCTCTGTATTTTAGTCTGTGTACCCTGCTCACGTTGTAATCTTTACTTAGTTCTTTTTGTATGTAACTTTCCTCTATCTTTGTTGGTATATTGTGTAGGTATGTTACTGTACTCGTTTGTTGACTCCGACGTGGTGTGTGAATTATGGAGTTACCACCTAGATTTGTTGTTGCCCAGGAGTCCACTATTTTCTTGCTATCTTTCTTGTCTTTGAGATGTAGTGCTATTCCACCATGTGGTAGACTATAAGCTGATTCGACTTTATTGGTTAATACTGGAATTTTGTTTAACTCCTTTCTGATGTTCCTACTGTCTCTAAGCGCTGTCTTATCTTCCACTATAATGTTGTCAATTATAAGTATAGATTGTGAGTCTGTTTGCGTACTCTCTGTAggttttatgtatattttattctttGTATCTGGTATGTTTTCATTTAGTAGTATTGTTTTAGTTATTTCTACTAATTTGTCAATCTTGTCATTTATGCTGTGTTCTATGCTGTTCTCATCTTTGTTCTTTACTTCCTTGAATTTTGCGCTAATTATTTCTTGTGCCTGTATGTATATAGGTGCCTTGGATATAACGCAGAATGCGCATACGAATTTGATTTTATCTTCGACAATCCTTTGTGCTTCTTTATTGGTATAGCTTGCACATGCACTATGCCACCATTTGTTACATATATCACAGGACAGCCAGATTACCTTCTTGATTTTTGATAATCCTTTTGGGGGGTCTTCCTGATTACAACCGTAACAGTTGTCCGTTTTTTCTACTGTCTGTTTTATTTCACTTTTGCTACTTTCTGAGCTATTAGTGCTTACTTTCCCTTCAAATGGATCTTCTTCTGTCTCATTAACAAGGACCAACAATTTGTTTGACAGCGACCTTGTGCTTTTTCTTTTAGGAGGCATCAGGAGATCACTTGATTATCtatacttatatatgtatttccAATTTACAGGAATAAATTTAGTTTGTATGAGACTGTTTTTAGGTAAGTATTAATAAGAAAGTAAACACTCACCGCCCTGTATCCAGATTCTGTATCTTGTAAACACTTGCCTTGTCTTCTGTATTTCCAGTTTCAGCCTGCTAGATAATGGACTTAAGCTCTTCTTCTTCAACTAAAATTTGAAGGATTGCGTTATCAGGGATGGTAATAAAGCACTCTTTATACGAGTCTAACAAAAGTTTTTTAGTTATTGCCAAGCTTAATAGTTTCCCTGGATGGACACCGTCTTTATTATTCAATGAGATTTTAATAGATTTTCTTGATCGATGTGATCTTTCTTTTCTACTCCTAAAATAGAACTGGCTTGTTCTCACCGAGTTTGTACCCAACTTTTTATTTATACACCAGATTTTCTTGTTTAGAAATGTTATTTGTTTAGTCAGATTACTGTCCTCACTTTTAAAGATGGACGGATTATAATGCCCTTTATTTTTATTCCACTGTTGTATTGATGAAATAGGACAGTCCACTATTTTCAATTTTGCCTGTGTGTGAAACTTCTCTACTATTTTTATTGCTCTATTATATTCAGATATAATTTCCTCCACTGCTTTATTACTACTACTTCGCAGTCTTATATATTTGCCAGCCTTTTGCGTAATGTCACATGTACCGGCCCAAAGGTAAATAACAATTTTACCATGCCTTTTAACCGCCTTTGTGATCCTCTCTTCAATCAGATCTACAAGTTTATGTGTTCTTGCCCCTGAGCAGCACCAGAGTTCAAATGGGAACTCACTGTCTGGGCTATGATTTCGGAGGGTGAATCCCTTACTGTCTGACACTAATATTGGTGTTCTATATTTTTCCTTATTACACGGTTTGTGTGGTTGGtctcttatatattgttttaacCTGGTACTCATTTACAAATTACATATATCTTCGTTGCAAACGTTTAGTTACACACAAAAAGCTGTCACACAACAAGACATCACATCACAACACAGCAGACATAAATGATTAGAAATGATACTCTTACCGTATTCTCTTCTCTTTTAATACTTAATTCTATACTGCCCGTTCTCCTGATCACACTGACTTGTTGTTTTCACAATGTTTTTACTGTTCCGAACGGATGATATATCCAATAACCTAACTGTAACGTTCCAACTTGAAATTAAATAATTGCGGATTTCAGCCTTAAAATAACTGAGATGAAGTTTTTATCTTGTATGATAGATCAGTTGTTTGTCTCTCAAATAGGGTTAGCTGTAACCATTCTTCCTTTGATGTAAATTTGATTTTGCAagtgaattgaaaaaaaaattttcacAGTCCCGCCAAATGTCAAACAAAGGTAGATGCCGGTAattttgcaaagttattttatcCGTTATTTTGACTGGAACTCCATTCAAAAAGAGAAACCTTACTGAGCACAATGAATATTAGTCCCTTTATAAATGTAATCTTCCCATTGTAATATGTAATTCACAAATTATATCGAAAACTTGATGAAATTCTCGGAGAACATTTTTTTCCTTCCCGATCCTCACGCATGCGCCTGTCACGTTGGGCGCCATTTGTAGACTCATCAAGTTGGGCGTAATAAACACTTGAGTTGGGTTCTATTGGTTTATTATAGTAATCCTGAATAAACACCCTGTAACATATAGAATACACAATAAGTCACAATACATACGttcaaagaacgataactctaaTCATTATCTCcatattaataaaatgaaatataaattatccaAGTAGCTAACTTCAGTTCGAAATATaccataatttataaaatatgttttactaCAAATCATAAGCATTTATACCAAAGTCTATTTCCGGTAACTGTTCAATATGCAATTCTACAGATATCAATAACACCTTGTGTCAATGATCATTATCTACACTAATCGATTCTAATACACTATTGTATTCGGAGATATTAGTAAACTAAACAATAACACATTACAAACACAGACAAGACACACATTAATTAAAACACATAGTAAAAATAGACAACacgtaaacaaataaacatgtaaacaCAGAACACAGCTTACCGTGTATATAATACAAGGGCTGAGCAGTGCTCCTCTATAAAGTCACTGTACTCTATACTATACTTCACATACTGGAAtctgaatataaagaaatatgacTTCATAAGTCTTAATGTCAAAAATAGTAAATAATATAGTTAAACTCAATGTAAGACAATATTCTATGCTGGAATCTAGTAGcagccaaatatgaaaaataatacaataacTGTAATATTCTTTCTGTCTTGCAAATACCAACTTAAAGTAAAAATATGAACTCTTTCATACTCATGGGAATCAAAGTGGACTTTCATACTCATTTTCATAACACATTCATATCTTTTATACCAagataaaaatatagaaataaatgcaTCAAATACTAATCTAAAGAATATAACTGACCTGAATATAAAG
This sequence is a window from Mytilus edulis chromosome 1, xbMytEdul2.2, whole genome shotgun sequence. Protein-coding genes within it:
- the LOC139483381 gene encoding uncharacterized protein; this translates as MSRKTEDNSVLPLIVENKDPIFDNKSKVELLKKNFFGGSHLKDESFDKEFYDSINKEYKELNNMYQAANETDQHREGFDREIDKDEVEAAIYRLRTGTAPGPDQQFAEFYKHAGDKFTEALVTMMNIIWQKGELPTEWKRADVKFLRKPGKTSYYSSSSYRPISLTCIICKLMERVILERIVAYIEGHRLIDLTQEGFRKNHSTTNALLRLVQTIADGFNEDESTLAWLVDLEKAYDSIWREGLMIKLHKLGIKGKTWLWINSFLTNRTARCMLNNFFGEQFDTKIGLPQGSVLSPTLFNIFIADIMDNTKGENCKFADDGTLWHKGKDIKEMKERTSEDVKTILKWTEKWRINVNLEKCEVCLFSKGNTDAEQKTLKVNSFSYRYSPTPKLLGVTLDEKLKFDTHINLMQKRANNAIYVIRDIKGMGGISRSKLLQIYNSMVRSIMEYACPVWQITSAENMKKLEAVQRKGLSICLGLPGTSGREAMEVEANIQPIDLRIEEISVRELAKIQSKNIAEPIKQQLEQYLTNNATYEQQDSPFGKAINQSIDMFKATKVDIKLIEPEFTYKAGVDVMLRRSPSYWSRLGSSKNRTAEQTVESKQVVKDLLGDSTDSTVVAFTDGSCQGNPGPCGAGAVVYSGNSQGISLKRPVANRGSILLAELVAILMVLEHCITTIKDQFSELKILSDSQTAVGILTLNWKSSNYIDTITDIKECMGTLLRHGILTTLSWIPGHANIAGNEIADQLAKDAAKEASSLNDQYNVITMSDVRCAVKMSTKLKWQSRWTISETGRQLFNLIPIVGKDAQLDKPNNQIGRILSEIRTGYSRLNKYRNQIGQSLTPYCECGEEETSEHFLLYCPRYQQEREDMRRQMELLNIDPTNIQSILAPPKRETYEATSQIVGEYITKSGRFQELAIPDSRSCA